From the genome of Acidobacteriota bacterium, one region includes:
- the mrdA gene encoding penicillin-binding protein 2, which produces MQEDQAQPHYRLRILWVSLGVGFLFLACFGRLWYLQVTRTDYYARASERNYVRRIETSAPRGIIFDRKRRPLVDNIPSFSLFVKAECITDPERLARLMRDQFGLDPETVARKAQECRQAVGTTDVLLKSNLSFEECAWVEAHRNSYPELSIEWMPDRKYLYGDLFCHIVGYTGEITEAELNRSEDGRHRKGDLVGKTGMEKYYNVWLEGAKGYRKISINSLGQVKAVLEEVQPRIGKDLALTIDLDLQRTAFEAMADQKGALVAMDPWTGEVLAMVSNPGFDSNQFIGRLKPEVWRALLDNPDKPLQNKATQGVYAPGSVFKILVALAGLKEKTINPATMFSCNGAFELGGHVYHCWNKSGHGTVSLMPAIASSCNVYFYNAGLRLGIDKICKWSNALGMGRKTGLDLPDEKPGLVPSSDWKKRRYGKAWYQGETVAAAIGQGMVGVTPLQVAYFMSCVSTNRITPAPHLAFRERAGDAGPVEEIVPGPIHRLLIRSMLNVVEEGTGKLARVEGVNVAGKTGTAQVISTSTAERMADYKKRYRENSWFACFAPAEKPAIALAIIVEHGGHGGETAAPVAARVLGEFFRLNPEKVYRGDDD; this is translated from the coding sequence ATGCAGGAAGACCAGGCCCAACCGCACTACCGGCTGCGCATCCTCTGGGTCTCCCTGGGCGTCGGGTTCCTGTTCCTGGCCTGTTTCGGCCGGCTCTGGTACCTCCAGGTCACCCGGACCGACTACTACGCCCGGGCCTCGGAACGGAACTACGTCCGCCGGATCGAAACCTCCGCGCCCCGCGGCATCATCTTCGACCGGAAGCGCCGGCCGCTGGTGGACAACATCCCCTCCTTCTCCCTCTTCGTCAAAGCCGAGTGCATCACCGACCCGGAACGCCTGGCCCGGCTGATGCGCGACCAGTTCGGGCTCGACCCCGAGACCGTCGCCCGAAAGGCCCAGGAGTGCCGGCAGGCGGTGGGGACCACCGACGTGCTGCTGAAATCCAACCTGAGCTTCGAGGAGTGCGCCTGGGTGGAGGCCCACCGGAACTCCTACCCGGAGCTGAGCATCGAGTGGATGCCGGACCGGAAGTACCTGTACGGCGACCTCTTCTGCCACATCGTCGGGTACACCGGGGAGATCACGGAGGCCGAACTCAACCGGAGCGAGGACGGGCGACACCGCAAAGGCGACCTCGTCGGGAAGACGGGGATGGAGAAATACTACAACGTCTGGCTGGAAGGGGCCAAGGGTTACCGGAAGATCAGCATCAACAGTCTCGGCCAGGTCAAGGCCGTTCTCGAGGAGGTCCAGCCCCGGATCGGCAAGGACCTGGCCCTGACCATCGACCTGGACCTCCAGCGGACCGCCTTCGAGGCCATGGCGGACCAGAAGGGGGCCCTGGTGGCCATGGACCCCTGGACGGGCGAGGTCCTGGCCATGGTCAGCAACCCCGGTTTCGACTCCAACCAGTTCATCGGCCGGCTCAAGCCCGAGGTCTGGCGGGCGCTGCTGGACAACCCGGACAAGCCGCTCCAGAACAAGGCGACCCAGGGGGTTTACGCCCCCGGGTCCGTGTTCAAGATCCTGGTGGCCCTGGCGGGCCTGAAGGAGAAGACCATCAACCCGGCCACGATGTTCTCCTGCAACGGGGCCTTCGAACTCGGCGGCCATGTCTACCACTGCTGGAACAAGTCCGGGCACGGAACGGTGAGCCTGATGCCGGCCATTGCCAGCAGCTGCAACGTCTACTTCTACAACGCCGGCCTCCGGCTGGGCATCGACAAGATCTGCAAGTGGTCAAACGCCCTGGGGATGGGCCGGAAGACCGGTCTCGACCTGCCCGACGAGAAGCCGGGGCTGGTCCCGTCCTCCGATTGGAAGAAGCGGCGGTACGGGAAGGCGTGGTACCAGGGGGAGACGGTCGCCGCCGCCATCGGCCAGGGCATGGTGGGGGTCACGCCGCTCCAGGTGGCGTACTTCATGTCCTGCGTCTCCACCAACCGGATCACCCCGGCGCCCCATCTCGCCTTCCGGGAGCGGGCTGGGGACGCCGGCCCCGTGGAGGAAATCGTCCCCGGGCCCATCCACCGGCTGCTGATTCGCAGCATGCTCAACGTGGTGGAGGAGGGCACCGGCAAGCTCGCCCGGGTGGAGGGGGTGAACGTGGCGGGCAAGACCGGCACCGCCCAGGTCATCAGCACGTCCACCGCCGAGCGGATGGCGGATTACAAGAAGCGGTACCGCGAGAACTCCTGGTTCGCCTGCTTCGCCCCGGCGGAGAAACCGGCCATCGCCCTCGCCATCATCGTGGAGCACGGGGGGCACGGCGGCGAGACGGCCGCCCCTGTCGCCGCCCGGGTCCTGGGCGAGTTCTTCCGGCTCAACCCGGAGAAGGTGTATCGCGGCGATGACGACTAG
- a CDS encoding PAS domain S-box protein gives MEDVLKQRLRTVRVPPQFEAIFRKAQENVGRYFQDKREDATHGTIEVFGQRYILVRAASMSVEFFESLKKLYADRGEAEALSLARNLLFDLSHAIGAADAKNFHKRLHLEDPLEKLSAGPVHFAYAGWAFVDILPESNPCPGEKFLLIYDHPYSFEAHAWISAGKRSPSPVCVMNAGYSSGWCEESFGTTLVATEVLCRARGDDRCRFIMAPPESLEQAILEQSEKLYPGAGRVRCHEIPGIFSRLKDKEERQKLELQHQVEERKHVEEELRLERDFSAAIIQDMPVIICGIAPDGTTTFINPAGERITGYSSAELIGRNWWEALYPGEEHRQVEQLFRDFEQGDVREYEMTLIAKGGSRRVVSWNSINRYDASGVIREVIGVGNDITERKQSEQALTKSEKLYRTIFENATDGIFQTTWEGRLLTANPAMARIFGYDSPGEMIASLSNRLFTLYVDPEKRREYLRLLEGNGFIKNFEYKAYRKDGSIIHVSENTHVIRGEDGKVSHYEGIIEDVTEKKRIDELKAEKETADAANRAKSEFLSCMSHELRTPLTSIVGFANIVHRKVEKVILPNLPAENEKARTAAKQIRENAEIIMFESRRMTKLISDLLDLSKIEAGKKEWKRLPVSVPDIIDQALMVTRPLFKQNGLEVAAEVEAGLPAVMGDEDGLIQVLINLVSNSVKFTERGGTIFIGARRCKGCARWGEEGPGAAASQGVLVTVRDTGVGIPADKQGEVFEKFRQVGETLDSIIRGTGLGLYICRQIVEIHGGRIGVTSEGPGKGSCFFFTVPSDRAEPKENS, from the coding sequence ATGGAGGACGTTCTCAAACAGCGACTGCGAACGGTCCGGGTGCCTCCCCAATTCGAGGCGATCTTCCGCAAAGCCCAGGAGAACGTCGGCAGGTATTTTCAAGACAAGCGGGAGGATGCGACGCACGGGACCATCGAGGTCTTCGGCCAGCGTTACATCCTGGTCCGGGCTGCCTCCATGTCGGTGGAGTTTTTCGAGAGCCTCAAGAAGCTTTACGCGGACCGGGGCGAGGCGGAGGCGCTATCGCTGGCCCGCAACCTCCTTTTCGACCTGTCACATGCCATCGGTGCGGCGGACGCGAAGAACTTCCACAAGCGGCTTCACCTTGAGGACCCCCTCGAGAAACTGTCGGCAGGGCCCGTTCACTTCGCCTACGCCGGCTGGGCCTTCGTGGATATTCTTCCGGAAAGCAATCCGTGTCCGGGCGAGAAGTTCCTGCTGATCTACGACCACCCCTACTCGTTCGAGGCCCACGCCTGGATTTCGGCGGGAAAGCGCTCGCCTTCCCCTGTCTGTGTGATGAACGCCGGTTACTCCTCCGGTTGGTGTGAGGAGAGCTTCGGTACCACGCTGGTGGCCACCGAGGTCCTGTGCCGGGCCCGGGGGGATGACCGGTGCCGTTTCATCATGGCGCCGCCCGAAAGTCTTGAGCAAGCCATCCTGGAGCAGAGCGAAAAGCTCTACCCGGGGGCCGGCAGGGTCCGGTGTCACGAGATCCCCGGCATCTTCAGCCGTCTGAAGGACAAAGAGGAGCGGCAGAAGCTGGAGTTGCAGCACCAGGTCGAGGAACGTAAACACGTGGAGGAGGAACTCCGACTCGAGCGCGACTTCTCCGCCGCCATCATCCAGGACATGCCCGTCATCATCTGCGGGATCGCGCCCGACGGCACCACGACCTTCATCAATCCCGCCGGGGAAAGGATCACCGGCTATTCCTCCGCCGAATTGATCGGCCGGAACTGGTGGGAAGCCCTCTACCCCGGAGAGGAACACCGCCAGGTCGAGCAGTTGTTCCGCGACTTTGAGCAAGGGGATGTCCGGGAATACGAGATGACGCTCATCGCCAAGGGCGGGAGCCGGCGCGTCGTCTCGTGGAACTCCATCAACCGGTACGACGCGTCGGGTGTTATCCGTGAAGTCATCGGGGTCGGGAACGACATCACGGAGCGGAAACAGTCCGAGCAGGCGCTGACGAAATCGGAAAAACTCTATCGGACCATTTTCGAGAACGCGACGGATGGCATCTTCCAGACCACGTGGGAAGGGCGTCTCCTTACGGCGAACCCCGCCATGGCCCGCATTTTCGGCTATGACTCGCCGGGCGAGATGATCGCCTCTCTTTCGAACCGCCTGTTCACCCTGTATGTCGATCCCGAAAAACGGAGGGAGTACCTCCGTCTCCTTGAAGGGAACGGTTTCATCAAGAATTTCGAGTACAAGGCCTACCGGAAGGACGGAAGCATCATCCACGTGTCGGAGAACACCCACGTCATCCGCGGGGAGGACGGAAAGGTGAGCCACTACGAGGGGATCATCGAGGACGTCACCGAGAAGAAGCGAATCGATGAGTTGAAGGCCGAGAAGGAAACGGCTGACGCGGCCAACCGGGCCAAGAGCGAGTTCCTCTCCTGCATGTCCCACGAACTGCGGACCCCCCTCACGTCCATTGTCGGATTCGCCAACATCGTCCATCGGAAAGTGGAAAAGGTGATCCTTCCCAACCTCCCGGCGGAAAACGAGAAAGCCCGCACCGCCGCGAAGCAGATCCGGGAGAACGCCGAAATCATCATGTTCGAGAGCCGGCGAATGACCAAGCTCATCTCGGACCTTCTGGATCTCTCGAAGATCGAGGCGGGCAAGAAGGAATGGAAACGGCTCCCCGTTTCCGTCCCCGATATCATCGACCAGGCGCTGATGGTCACCCGGCCCCTCTTCAAGCAGAACGGGCTGGAGGTCGCCGCAGAGGTCGAGGCCGGCCTTCCGGCGGTAATGGGGGACGAGGACGGCCTGATCCAGGTCCTCATCAACCTGGTCTCCAACAGCGTGAAGTTCACCGAGAGAGGCGGGACCATCTTCATCGGCGCACGCCGTTGCAAAGGCTGTGCCCGTTGGGGTGAGGAGGGGCCGGGGGCGGCCGCATCGCAGGGTGTTCTCGTCACGGTGCGGGACACCGGGGTGGGAATCCCCGCAGACAAGCAGGGGGAAGTCTTCGAGAAGTTCCGGCAGGTCGGGGAAACCCTTGACAGCATCATCAGGGGGACCGGTTTGGGCCTCTACATCTGCCGCCAGATCGTGGAGATCCACGGGGGCAGGATCGGGGTGACGAGCGAGGGACCGGGGAAGGGCAGTTGTTTTTTCTTCACCGTCCCCTCGGACCGCGCCGAGCCAAAGGAAAATTCGTGA
- the mreD gene encoding rod shape-determining protein MreD, whose product MTSNLTRFGILLVVTFLLQLLLPQVWAVFSYADFFILLAFHTARRTPGASALGLGFTAGLVQDATFSHVFPLGIQAFAKMTIAYLTLLVSRRLNLEHPGLQVPAVFLFSVFNVLTVAFFFVIFGKLSPIRDFLPILFSGTVNAFLSVPAWALSSGKPRG is encoded by the coding sequence ATGACATCGAACCTGACCCGCTTCGGCATCCTCCTCGTCGTCACCTTCCTCCTGCAGCTGCTTCTGCCGCAGGTCTGGGCGGTGTTCTCCTACGCCGACTTCTTCATCCTCCTCGCCTTCCACACGGCACGCCGCACCCCGGGCGCGTCCGCGCTGGGCCTGGGTTTCACCGCGGGCCTGGTCCAGGACGCCACCTTTTCCCACGTGTTCCCCCTGGGCATCCAGGCCTTCGCCAAGATGACCATCGCCTACCTAACCCTCCTGGTTTCGCGCCGGTTGAACCTGGAGCACCCCGGCCTCCAGGTGCCGGCCGTCTTCCTCTTCTCCGTCTTCAACGTCCTGACGGTGGCCTTCTTTTTCGTCATCTTCGGCAAGCTCTCCCCCATCCGGGATTTCCTTCCCATCCTCTTCAGCGGGACCGTGAACGCCTTCCTCAGCGTCCCCGCCTGGGCGCTCTCGTCCGGGAAACCCCGCGGGTAA
- a CDS encoding rod shape-determining protein MreC, whose amino-acid sequence MENNPAGADAGIRRSGRNGEMASFGRKMKEWQVYLLLSLGCVVAVTVQFRVLKGSALLKIWDSRVLGYLGATAVKSLRDPDGVPAFFRSNSELIRENARLRQSLEQTRILLQQSYQRLAVADRFSRLHNFVTPFRESGVYAQVVSMGLYYCDQAMTISGGWLNGYRVDDPVIGEGGLVGRIVRCGPAFSEVQLVTNAGFAAAGYLRTPGTQGIVKGSGKPVLHFDYVRSYEDIRPGDAIYTSGKDGVFPPNYPVGAVLEVSKGPSGFLAIGVAPFTDFQQVQHVYVILKR is encoded by the coding sequence ATGGAGAATAACCCGGCCGGCGCGGACGCCGGAATCCGGCGGTCGGGGCGAAACGGCGAGATGGCGTCATTCGGGCGGAAAATGAAGGAATGGCAGGTTTACCTCCTGCTCTCGCTGGGGTGCGTCGTGGCCGTCACCGTGCAGTTCCGCGTGCTGAAGGGCTCGGCCCTCCTGAAGATCTGGGACTCCCGCGTGCTGGGCTACCTGGGCGCCACCGCGGTCAAGTCCCTCCGGGACCCGGACGGGGTCCCCGCCTTCTTCCGCTCGAACTCCGAGCTGATCCGGGAAAACGCCCGGCTGCGGCAGTCCCTCGAACAGACCCGGATCCTCCTCCAGCAGAGCTACCAGCGCCTCGCGGTGGCGGACCGCTTCTCCCGGCTCCACAATTTCGTCACGCCGTTCCGGGAGTCGGGGGTTTACGCCCAGGTGGTGAGCATGGGGCTGTACTACTGCGACCAGGCCATGACCATCTCCGGCGGGTGGCTCAACGGTTACCGCGTGGACGACCCGGTCATCGGCGAGGGCGGCCTGGTGGGGCGGATCGTCCGTTGCGGGCCGGCCTTCAGCGAGGTCCAGCTGGTCACGAACGCGGGGTTCGCCGCCGCCGGCTACCTCAGGACCCCGGGGACGCAGGGGATCGTCAAGGGCAGTGGAAAGCCCGTCCTGCACTTCGATTACGTCCGCTCCTACGAGGACATCCGGCCGGGGGACGCCATCTACACCTCCGGGAAGGACGGGGTGTTTCCCCCGAACTACCCCGTCGGCGCCGTACTGGAGGTCTCCAAGGGCCCCTCGGGCTTTTTGGCCATCGGGGTGGCGCCTTTCACGGACTTCCAGCAGGTCCAGCACGTCTACGTGATCCTGAAGCGCTGA
- a CDS encoding hexose kinase yields the protein MSNRIVCLGAFPSIQRVLRIDELRVGRVNRVRAVSVGASGKGVNAARAVKALGGLPVAIGFSGGESGRRLRRMLREEGIAWRPVLSEALVRTCQTLLDVTRREATEVVEEATVPPAPVWEILTGRYTRLLPGAAGAIISGNLPSGAPTDALPAWVRNARDRGLPVIVDTRGPAFLKALAERPFLVKPNREELAFTLQRTLDTEQSCLEACRVLRSFGAEWALVTDGPRTALLVGPVKAWGVIPPSVDVVNPIGAGDTLAGALALALARGEKLPEAARYAFGAAAASCLTEVPGALDPQAVDALARACNLVKLRAG from the coding sequence ATGTCGAACCGGATCGTTTGCCTCGGGGCTTTTCCGTCCATCCAGCGGGTGCTGCGAATCGACGAGCTGCGGGTCGGGAGGGTCAACCGGGTCCGGGCCGTGTCCGTGGGGGCCTCGGGGAAGGGGGTCAACGCCGCCCGGGCCGTGAAGGCCCTCGGCGGGTTGCCCGTGGCGATCGGCTTCTCCGGCGGCGAGAGCGGGCGCCGCCTGCGCCGGATGCTCCGGGAGGAGGGGATCGCCTGGCGGCCGGTCCTGTCCGAGGCTCTTGTCCGCACCTGCCAGACGCTCCTGGACGTGACCCGCCGGGAAGCCACCGAGGTGGTGGAGGAAGCCACCGTCCCCCCCGCCCCCGTGTGGGAGATCCTGACCGGCCGGTACACCCGCCTCCTCCCGGGTGCGGCGGGGGCGATCATCTCGGGGAACCTCCCGTCCGGCGCCCCGACGGACGCACTCCCCGCCTGGGTTCGAAACGCCCGTGACCGCGGCCTTCCCGTCATCGTGGACACCCGCGGCCCCGCCTTCCTGAAGGCGCTCGCCGAGCGGCCGTTCCTGGTCAAGCCCAACCGCGAGGAACTGGCGTTCACCCTGCAACGCACCCTGGACACCGAGCAGTCCTGCCTGGAGGCCTGCCGGGTCCTGCGCTCCTTCGGCGCCGAGTGGGCCCTGGTGACCGACGGGCCCCGGACCGCGCTCCTGGTCGGACCGGTGAAGGCCTGGGGAGTCATCCCGCCCTCGGTGGACGTGGTCAACCCCATCGGTGCGGGGGACACCCTGGCCGGTGCGCTGGCCCTGGCGCTGGCCAGGGGGGAGAAGCTGCCGGAGGCCGCACGGTACGCCTTCGGGGCGGCGGCCGCCTCCTGCCTCACGGAAGTGCCCGGGGCCCTCGACCCCCAGGCGGTGGACGCCCTCGCCCGGGCCTGCAACCTCGTCAAGCTCCGCGCCGGGTAA
- a CDS encoding histidine kinase has translation MPSLPAPRWSLPASVLLWALLAAGLTAVTLWGRGDLFRTLPFTVPMGVVNAGMALAIRFPCRSMPVRGPAALRLALRLVVPAALFTAVWLAAALGWEQVLSTARAWPDGTGFGPDGVPRLAALGLALFLLAAALHHLLLSVRQARQAEERELRLTVLAREAELRALKAQVHPHFLFNSLTAISALTATDPEAARRMCRDLADFLRETLEVAREDFVTLEREAGLARRYLAVESVRFAGRLSIDISVDEGLGGWPVPALVLQPLVENAVRHGVGGLPEGGRVEIEARREDGELCIRVENPRDPDAPPARRQGLGLRLVDERLWMHYGPAARFEALRLPNRYRVTLRLPRAPSPAGPGGRGEP, from the coding sequence ATGCCGTCCCTCCCGGCCCCCCGATGGTCACTCCCCGCCTCCGTGCTGCTCTGGGCACTGCTGGCAGCCGGCCTGACCGCCGTCACCCTCTGGGGCCGGGGGGATCTTTTCCGCACCCTGCCGTTCACCGTGCCCATGGGGGTCGTGAACGCCGGGATGGCCCTGGCCATCCGTTTCCCCTGCCGGTCGATGCCGGTCCGGGGCCCGGCCGCCTTGCGCCTGGCCCTCCGCCTGGTGGTCCCCGCCGCCCTGTTCACGGCGGTCTGGCTGGCCGCCGCCCTGGGGTGGGAGCAGGTGCTGAGCACCGCCCGGGCCTGGCCGGACGGCACGGGTTTCGGGCCCGACGGCGTCCCCCGGCTGGCGGCCCTGGGCCTGGCGCTCTTCCTGCTCGCCGCCGCCCTGCACCACCTGCTCCTGTCGGTCCGGCAGGCCCGCCAGGCCGAGGAACGGGAACTCCGGCTGACCGTCCTCGCCCGCGAGGCGGAATTGCGCGCGCTCAAGGCCCAGGTCCACCCCCACTTTCTCTTCAACAGCCTGACCGCCATTTCCGCCCTCACCGCCACGGACCCGGAGGCGGCGCGGCGGATGTGCCGCGACCTGGCCGACTTCCTCCGGGAGACCCTGGAGGTGGCCCGGGAGGACTTCGTGACCCTCGAGCGGGAAGCCGGCTTGGCGCGGCGCTACCTGGCGGTGGAGTCGGTTCGCTTCGCCGGTCGGCTCTCCATCGACATCTCGGTGGACGAGGGCCTCGGGGGGTGGCCGGTCCCGGCCCTCGTGCTCCAGCCGCTCGTCGAGAACGCGGTGCGGCACGGGGTGGGGGGGCTGCCCGAGGGCGGCCGCGTCGAGATCGAGGCGCGGCGGGAGGACGGGGAGCTGTGCATCCGGGTGGAGAACCCGCGCGACCCCGACGCCCCGCCCGCGCGACGCCAGGGGCTGGGGCTCCGCCTCGTGGACGAACGTCTCTGGATGCACTACGGCCCCGCCGCCCGTTTCGAGGCCCTCCGGCTTCCGAACCGGTACCGGGTCACGCTGCGGCTCCCCCGCGCCCCGTCGCCGGCGGGACCGGGCGGGCGAGGCGAACCGTGA
- the rodA gene encoding rod shape-determining protein RodA yields the protein MTTRRWAGFDWPLVFAIVSLCVIGSVEIYYATRSAGPGIIRNHLVRMALGSVIFLVMSFVPFRKLFSLAYFVYLGALFVLVLVLIFGKTINASKSWIGFGGVVFQPSETVKLVLILVLAKFLSDFGETYLGFYSFAKLAGLVAVPFALILLQHDLGTAITLVPLLAGITLLAGVRRKILVGLAVLGLFAALTGWHLLQSYQKARIKVLMDLESDPQRIGYQTIQAIIAIGSGGMTGKGLGKGSQGTMGFLPENHTDFIFALICEEMGMVGSGAVLLLYALLLHRGFRLAHDSPDRRIMYTAFGISILYAFHFVSNVGMNLGLIPVIGIPLPPLSYGGSSLVTFFFAMGLLNNFYRNREIR from the coding sequence ATGACGACTAGGCGCTGGGCCGGCTTCGACTGGCCGCTGGTCTTCGCGATCGTTTCCCTCTGCGTCATCGGCAGCGTGGAGATCTACTACGCCACCCGCTCGGCCGGGCCGGGCATCATCCGGAACCACCTGGTCCGCATGGCGCTGGGTTCGGTGATCTTTCTCGTCATGAGTTTCGTCCCCTTCCGGAAACTCTTTTCGCTGGCCTATTTCGTCTACCTCGGCGCCCTGTTCGTCCTGGTCCTGGTCCTCATCTTCGGGAAGACGATCAACGCCTCCAAGAGCTGGATCGGGTTTGGCGGGGTGGTGTTTCAGCCGTCCGAGACCGTCAAGCTGGTCCTCATCCTGGTGCTGGCCAAGTTTCTCTCGGATTTCGGCGAGACTTACCTCGGGTTCTATTCCTTCGCGAAACTGGCCGGCCTGGTCGCCGTCCCCTTTGCCCTCATCCTGCTCCAGCACGACCTGGGGACGGCCATCACCCTGGTTCCCCTCCTCGCCGGGATCACGCTCCTGGCGGGCGTCCGCCGCAAGATCCTCGTGGGGCTGGCGGTCCTCGGCCTGTTCGCCGCCCTGACGGGGTGGCACCTCCTCCAGAGTTACCAGAAGGCGCGCATCAAGGTCCTCATGGACCTGGAGAGCGACCCCCAGCGGATCGGTTACCAGACCATCCAGGCCATCATCGCCATCGGGTCGGGCGGCATGACGGGGAAAGGGCTGGGCAAGGGCAGCCAGGGCACCATGGGCTTTCTCCCCGAGAACCACACGGACTTCATCTTCGCGCTGATCTGCGAGGAGATGGGGATGGTGGGGTCCGGCGCGGTGCTCCTGCTCTACGCCCTGCTCCTCCACCGCGGCTTCCGTCTGGCCCACGACAGCCCCGACCGGCGCATCATGTACACCGCCTTCGGGATCTCCATCCTCTACGCCTTTCACTTCGTGTCCAACGTGGGGATGAACCTGGGCCTGATCCCGGTCATCGGCATCCCGCTCCCGCCCCTGAGCTACGGGGGCTCCTCCCTCGTGACCTTCTTCTTCGCCATGGGCCTCCTCAACAACTTCTACCGGAACCGGGAGATAAGGTAG
- a CDS encoding response regulator transcription factor, which produces MRAVLVDDEPLARQDLRRLLEAHPRVRVEAECADGFEAVRSVNELHPDLVFLDIQMPRLTGFDVVELLRGEPLEVVFVTAFDHYALEAFRVHALDYLLKPVAPERLAGALEAYQRRQGGSARRWEALRRPEPGFRDRLVVRDGGRVHVVPVREVRHVQAQDDYVLIRRGGTDLLRNQPLNDLEKELDPRQFVRVHRSHLLNVDRLVRLEPCTGDTWVAFLDDGTRVPVSRAGYRRLKDRGLR; this is translated from the coding sequence ATCCGGGCCGTGCTGGTGGACGACGAGCCCCTGGCCCGCCAGGACCTGCGCCGGCTGCTGGAGGCCCACCCCCGGGTCCGGGTGGAGGCGGAGTGCGCCGACGGGTTCGAGGCGGTGCGCTCGGTGAACGAACTCCACCCCGACCTGGTGTTCCTGGACATCCAGATGCCCCGGCTCACCGGGTTCGACGTGGTGGAGCTCCTGCGCGGGGAACCGCTCGAGGTGGTCTTCGTCACCGCTTTCGACCACTACGCCCTGGAGGCCTTCCGGGTCCACGCGCTGGACTACCTGCTCAAGCCGGTGGCGCCCGAACGTCTGGCGGGGGCCCTGGAGGCGTACCAGCGGCGGCAGGGCGGCTCGGCGCGGCGGTGGGAAGCCCTGCGAAGGCCCGAACCCGGCTTCCGGGACCGCCTCGTCGTCCGGGACGGGGGGCGGGTCCACGTGGTCCCGGTGCGGGAGGTGCGGCACGTCCAGGCCCAGGACGACTACGTGCTCATCCGCCGCGGCGGGACGGACCTCCTCCGGAACCAGCCCCTGAACGACCTCGAGAAGGAGTTGGACCCCCGGCAGTTCGTCCGGGTCCACCGCTCCCACCTCCTCAACGTGGACCGCCTGGTGCGGCTCGAACCCTGCACGGGCGACACCTGGGTAGCCTTCCTGGACGACGGGACCCGGGTCCCGGTGAGCCGGGCCGGGTATCGGCGGCTCAAAGACAGGGGCCTGCGCTGA
- a CDS encoding ABC transporter ATP-binding protein — protein MNTLAGEPTVLKLVDLKKSFGSVRAVDGLSLEARQGEILGFLGPNGAGKTTTLRMMTGLLRPDGGRVEILGVPLTPTTAKGLQAVGYCPQDIVVWDMLTCLEQLEFMGRSYGVDRRAARRRGEELLDVFGLAEKRHKLGRTLSGGMLRRLNIALALVHEPEILFLDEPQAGLDPQSRVRVRDYVRSLRDRMTVILTTHDMEEAEKLSDRVCIIDQGRLLVLDTVKNIKSGLGEGDLIEIEIVGDPDRDLVPFVPSLGESGARFTVRGRTLSLVSADATGVLPDVLNAVKARGLKLVNLRLRPKTLEDVFIKLTGRGLRE, from the coding sequence ATGAACACGCTTGCGGGTGAACCGACCGTTCTCAAACTCGTCGACCTGAAGAAGTCCTTCGGGAGCGTGAGGGCCGTGGACGGCCTCTCCCTGGAAGCCCGGCAGGGGGAGATCCTCGGCTTCCTCGGGCCCAACGGCGCCGGCAAGACCACCACCCTGCGGATGATGACGGGCCTGCTCCGCCCGGACGGCGGCCGGGTGGAGATCCTGGGGGTCCCCCTGACGCCGACCACGGCGAAGGGCCTTCAAGCCGTTGGTTACTGCCCCCAGGACATCGTCGTCTGGGACATGCTGACCTGCCTGGAGCAACTGGAATTCATGGGCCGCTCCTACGGCGTCGATCGCCGCGCGGCCCGGCGGCGCGGGGAGGAACTCCTGGACGTCTTCGGGCTCGCCGAGAAGCGTCACAAGCTCGGGCGGACGCTCTCGGGCGGGATGCTCCGGCGGTTGAACATCGCCCTCGCCCTCGTCCACGAGCCGGAGATCCTCTTCCTGGACGAGCCCCAGGCCGGGCTCGACCCACAGAGCCGCGTCCGGGTCCGCGACTACGTCCGCTCGCTCCGGGACCGGATGACCGTGATCCTGACCACCCACGACATGGAGGAAGCCGAAAAGCTCTCGGACCGGGTCTGCATCATCGACCAGGGGCGATTGCTGGTTTTGGACACCGTGAAGAACATCAAGAGCGGGCTTGGCGAAGGCGATCTGATCGAGATCGAGATCGTCGGGGACCCGGACCGCGACCTTGTTCCCTTCGTCCCTTCCCTGGGCGAGTCCGGGGCGCGTTTCACCGTCAGGGGCCGGACGCTGAGCCTGGTCTCTGCGGACGCCACCGGAGTCCTGCCCGATGTCCTGAACGCCGTCAAGGCCCGCGGCCTGAAGCTGGTCAACCTCCGCCTCCGCCCGAAAACCCTGGAGGACGTCTTCATCAAGCTGACCGGGAGGGGGTTGCGCGAATGA